The genomic region GGCAAATTGTCTTACTTGGCCGGGATTTCCAGTTCCCGCCCGATCGGTAGCGCCCGCGGTGCCGGGTCGCCATTGGCCGCCGATATCTTCTTCCACTCGACGCCGTTGCCGTAATAGGACTCGGCGAGGTCCCAAAGCGTGTCACCGCTGGCAATGACATGCTTCTGAGGCCCGCCAGCTGCGGTCTCGGTTGAAGGCTGCGCCGGTGCGGCTGCGGTGCCCTCGGCCGGTTTCGTCTCGGTTGCCGTTGCACCGGCGGCCGCAGTGACTTCCATGATGCGGCCATCGGTATAGGGCTTGAACGGCTGGTGTGCTGCCAGATAGTCAGCGAGCACGGTCTCCAGCCCCGGACCATAATCGTAGGCGTTCTCGCCCTTGGTCTCGAAGACGTCATAGCCGTCGCCGCCGCCGCGCATAAAATTGTTGCTGACGAGCGAATAGGTCTTTTCCGGGTCGAGCGGTGCGAAGGCCTCGCCCTCCTTTACCTCGACAGACACGAGCCGGCTGCCGGTCGGCTTGGAGCGGTCGAAGGAATATTTGAGGCCAGCCACCTGCGGGAAACGCCCGCCGCCCTCTTCGACCTGGCTGAGGCCATTCTCCAGCGCGGTGCGAATGTCGGCGCCCTTCAACTGGAAGGTCGAGAGCGTGTTCTGGAAGGGGAGCACGGTGATGGCTTCGCCCATGGTCACGTCGCCGGCGTCGATCGAGGCGCGCAGCCCGCCGCCATTGGTGATGGCGATCGTGACACCCTGACCCTTGGCGCGGTCGAGCATGGCGTCGGCCACCAGCGTGCCCATTTCGCATTCCTTGGCGCGGCAATTCTCGCGTGAACCGTCGATCGGAGCCTCGGTCTTGGCGATAACCTTGGTTCGCAGCTCTTCGATCGGCTTGGCAAGTTCCTTGATCCGGGCAAGGACCGCTTCGTCGGGCTTCACCGAGGAGTCAATGAGAATCGGATCGCCCTTGGCGGCCTTCACGACGCCGCTGTCATCGAAGGTGACGACGAGGTCGCCGAGATATTTGCTGTAGGAGCCAGCCTGCACCACCGGCGCCTTGTAGCCGCCCGGGTTGTCGACCATGGTCGGATACGGGCCTTCCGCCTTCTCGTCGGTATTCGACAACAGGCTGTGGGAGTGGCCCCCGACGACAACGTCGACGTCCGGGATCTTGGCGATGGCAGCGAGGTCGCGCGGGTAGCCGACATGGGTCAGCGCGATGATCTTGTTGACGCCCTGTTTCTTGAGTTCCTCAACGGCACTCGTAATCGTCGCAACATCTTCACCGATCAGGATGTCCGGTCCGGGGGAAGCAAGTTCGGGCGTATCGTTGGCGACGGCGCCGACGATGCCGATCTTCTGACCGCCGACGTCGAGCACGATCGAGGGCTTGATCCGGTCGCCGATCTTCGACTTATGGCTTGGCAGCACATTGGCGGTCACGACCGGGAAGGTGACCTTGTCGAGGAAGCTGGCGAGCCCGTCTTCGCTTTCGTCGAACTCATGGTTGCCGACGGTCATCGCATCGAACTTCATCAGGTTCAGGAATTCCGCTTCCGCCGCGCCCTTGTAGGTGGTGAAGAAGAGCGAGCCCTGGAAGTTATCACCGGCATTGAGCAGAAGCATATTCTTGCCCGCTAGCTCCTGGCGTTTCTGGTCGATCAGCGACTTCAGGCGGGCGACGCCACCAAAGCACTCGTTCTTGCCTTCGTCTTCCGCCGAGCAGGTCGAATCGAACTTGTTGATCGACTCGATGCGGGAGTGGAGATCGTTGATGTGCAGGATGTTCAATTCATAATCGGCGAAGGCGGCGCCCGAAGAAAGGGCAAGAATAGACGCGGTCATGAGGCCGGTCCGTATGTGTCTGATCATGATGCTCTCCCGTTCTGCCTGTGGATTTCCGATCGATTGGGAAACCGCGCGGAAATGCTCGATCCCCTGACCGAGGTGGCGTGCCGGATGTTTCCACCAGTTGCGGCCGACTTCAAGCGCTAAAGCCGCCCTTTCTTTGCCGGATTCCAACTAGGGTTAAGCCGGCTGCCGAACTAGGCGATATGGCCTTCGAAGGGGCCGCGATGCCTGATGTCGTCCAGTCTAAAGATGCCGCACCTCGGCGGGCGTTGCCGCCCAATTGTCATTGCGGCCGTCGTAGTAGCTCACAGGCGCCGCCATCAGCTCGTCAAAGTCGACGCCGTCAAGGCATGCAACATTGATATTGAGGTATGGAGCGCCCGTCATGTTCGGGACGCCGATGCCCTCAAAAG from Sinorhizobium garamanticum harbors:
- a CDS encoding 5'-nucleotidase C-terminal domain-containing protein produces the protein MIRHIRTGLMTASILALSSGAAFADYELNILHINDLHSRIESINKFDSTCSAEDEGKNECFGGVARLKSLIDQKRQELAGKNMLLLNAGDNFQGSLFFTTYKGAAEAEFLNLMKFDAMTVGNHEFDESEDGLASFLDKVTFPVVTANVLPSHKSKIGDRIKPSIVLDVGGQKIGIVGAVANDTPELASPGPDILIGEDVATITSAVEELKKQGVNKIIALTHVGYPRDLAAIAKIPDVDVVVGGHSHSLLSNTDEKAEGPYPTMVDNPGGYKAPVVQAGSYSKYLGDLVVTFDDSGVVKAAKGDPILIDSSVKPDEAVLARIKELAKPIEELRTKVIAKTEAPIDGSRENCRAKECEMGTLVADAMLDRAKGQGVTIAITNGGGLRASIDAGDVTMGEAITVLPFQNTLSTFQLKGADIRTALENGLSQVEEGGGRFPQVAGLKYSFDRSKPTGSRLVSVEVKEGEAFAPLDPEKTYSLVSNNFMRGGGDGYDVFETKGENAYDYGPGLETVLADYLAAHQPFKPYTDGRIMEVTAAAGATATETKPAEGTAAAPAQPSTETAAGGPQKHVIASGDTLWDLAESYYGNGVEWKKISAANGDPAPRALPIGRELEIPAK